A DNA window from Allokutzneria albata contains the following coding sequences:
- a CDS encoding DUF2975 domain-containing protein, protein MKQKNNPLDNPAEPAAAIVRVLLALVALGLIVSIASAVFGSGSFHPFTADRLCEESGSVTQRELAIEGLRPGTAALATEIRFCAGPVTVWQRVLWGVANLLGTVVQLGLLVFAHRLATAVRDSGLHTALTARRLRVLGWLLAAGCVTASVIESAASAAFLATVLDPGRYNVVWYMNWEFPLWPVILGCVLLSLARIIRIGSELEKDLEGTV, encoded by the coding sequence GTGAAGCAGAAGAACAACCCGCTGGACAACCCGGCGGAGCCCGCGGCGGCGATCGTCCGGGTGCTGCTGGCGCTCGTGGCGCTCGGCCTGATCGTCAGCATCGCGAGCGCGGTGTTCGGGTCAGGCTCGTTCCACCCGTTCACCGCGGACCGGCTCTGCGAGGAGAGCGGGAGCGTCACGCAGCGCGAGCTGGCGATCGAAGGACTGCGGCCGGGCACGGCCGCGCTCGCCACGGAGATCCGCTTCTGCGCGGGTCCGGTCACCGTCTGGCAGCGCGTGCTGTGGGGCGTGGCGAACCTGCTCGGGACGGTGGTGCAGCTCGGGTTGCTGGTGTTCGCCCACCGGTTGGCCACCGCGGTCCGGGACAGCGGGCTGCACACGGCGCTGACCGCGCGGCGGCTGCGCGTGCTCGGCTGGTTGCTGGCGGCGGGCTGCGTCACCGCCAGCGTGATCGAGTCCGCGGCGAGCGCCGCCTTCCTGGCCACCGTCCTCGATCCCGGCCGCTACAACGTGGTCTGGTACATGAACTGGGAATTCCCTTTGTGGCCGGTCATTCTCGGTTGTGTGCTGCTGTCGCTGGCGAGGATCATCCGCATCGGCAGCGAACTGGAGAAGGACCTCGAAGGGACGGTGTAG
- a CDS encoding helix-turn-helix domain-containing protein encodes MSADSETHGVRVHLDRLLAERGMTLTELAERVGVTVVNLSVLKNGRARAIRFSTLTRLCEVLDCQPGDLLSHDRGDENLSGNNLLN; translated from the coding sequence ATGTCGGCGGACTCCGAGACACACGGCGTCCGGGTGCATCTGGACCGGCTGCTCGCCGAGCGCGGGATGACGCTCACGGAACTGGCCGAACGGGTCGGGGTGACCGTGGTGAACCTGTCCGTGCTGAAGAACGGCCGGGCGCGGGCCATCCGCTTCAGCACGCTCACCCGGCTGTGCGAGGTTCTCGACTGCCAGCCGGGTGATCTGCTCAGTCACGACCGCGGAGATGAAAATCTATCGGGAAATAACCTTTTGAATTAG